The Pectobacterium carotovorum genomic sequence GACGGCGACGATCCACAGCGGTAAGAGGATGCGCGAGTGCCAGAAGCGCGGCATCAGCGACAGGCCAAGAGCCAGAAACCAGATTCCCATCGCCAGCACCAGACGCCAGTGTTCATCGTAAGGATAAAGGCCAAACAGAATAGGACGATGTTTTTCCACGATCACTGCCCAGCAGGCGCCAGCGGCTGCACGGCAGATGTCCGGGTCAGCGGTGTACCACACGGCATCGAGAATACCCCAGTGCAGCAACTTAATGCCGACATTCCACATCAGTACCGCCAGTAATAACGTGAGCACCGTTTGCGGCACGCTGCTGAACAGGTGACGACGCAGCCACAGCAGTGGTGTGCGCAAGCGGGGAGGAACGGCGGAGAGTGACAGGGACGGAAATAGCATGCGGTGCTCCTCAGCGCTCTTTGATGGCGACGACGCGATTAAATAAGTTCATCAGCAGCGATGTCACGATACTGACCGTCAGGTAAACCACCATCATGATGGCAATCACTTCGAGTGCCTGACCGGTCTGATTCATCAACGTATTGCTGATATTCGCCAGTTCCGGGTAACCGACCACGACCGCGATCGAGCTATTTTTTGACAGACTGACATATTGACTGGTCAGGGGCGGAACGATGACGCGCATGGCCTGCGGGATAATGATGTGGCGCATCATGTGCCACGGCGAAAAGGACAGCGCACGTGCCGCTTCCAACTGGCCTTTTGGGATAGACTGAATCCCCGCCCGCACGATTTCTGCGATAAACGCGGAGGAATAGAGTGCAATGCCGAGCAGCAGCGCCGTAAATTCAGGGCTGATGGTAAAGCCGCCGCGAAAGTTAAAACCGCGCAAGATCGGGCGATCGAGCTCTGCCGGTGCACCGGAAAGCCACCAGACCAGCAGCGGTAGCCCGATAAGCGCTGCCAGCGTCCAACGGCCTGTCGGCAGAGCGCGCCCTCGACTTTCCCGAACATAGCGCGCTACGCGATTCAGGATCAGGCTAAGCAGTAGGGCGGCGAGCAGGGCGATTCCCGTCCACAGCCAGCCGTAGTGTGCGGCGGGAACGGCAAAAGACAGCCCACGATTGGTCAGAAAGCCCAGATTACCAAGCTCGATCGCATCCCGCGGCGAGGGCAAATTGCGTATCACCACCGACCAGAAAATCACCTGCAAGATCACCGGAATATTGCGCATCATCTCGATGTATCCTCCGGCGAGTCGCGCCAGCAGCCAGTTGCGAGAGACGCGGGCGATGCCGACGGAGAAGCCCAACAGCGTGGCAAGTACGATGCCACACAGTGTGATGTACAGGGTATTCATTAACCCGATGCCCAGCGCGCGCAGATAGCTGTCGCGTGGGGTAAACGCGATGCGCTTTTCACCAATTTCAAACTGTGCCGCGTGGTCGAGAAAGCCAAAGCCTGTCGCGATATTCTGCGAACGCAGGTTTTCGACCACATTGGCGTACAGCCAGTAGCTGAAAACGACAATCAGGAGGCCGAGCAGGCACTGATAAATCCAGGCGCGCAGCGCTTTGCTGTCAAATGCGTTCAACAGACGGCGCGAATAAGATAGCGCTCCCGGCCACGGTGGTGCAGAGGCTGACAACAGCGTCTTGTTTGGTGATTTCATTACCGGCGGTCTTTTCTTCTGGTGATTACCGAGTAGAACACGCACCCGGTGACAGCGATGCGTGAATGCGGTGGTATGACGTCAGCCGACGATTTCCCTGCTGACGCCAGTAGCATGGCGACTTAACGAATAGGCAAGCCGTAGAGCAGTCCGCCTTTCGTCCAGAGATTATTCAGGTCGCGCTCCAGCGGAGCCGGGGTGTCTGGTCCGAAATGACGGTTATAAATATCGCCGTAATTCCCCACCTGCTTAATCAGGTTGTAAGCCCACTGATTATTCAGCCCCAGTTTCTGACCATAATCACCGGTGACCCCAAGCAGCGCCTGTTCATCCGGATCTGTTGATTTGAGTTTGCTGTCCACGTTCTTTTGGCCAATGTCCATCTCTTCCGCGTTGAACGTGGCGTACACCACCCATTTCACAATGTCGTACCACTGGTCGTCACCCTGACGAACCGCCATCGCCAGCGGTTCCTTGGAGTAAATCCCCGGCAGAATCACGTGGTCAGCGGGTTTTTCCGCATCAAAGGTGCGCACGCCGGGCAACGCTACTTTGTCACGGGCAATGACGTCGCAGCGTCCAGACAGATAGGCCGCGACATATTCTTTATTGTTCTCAATAACCACCGGGGTGTAATGCAGGTTACGCGACGCGAAAATCTGCGCGACGTTGCGTTCGGTGCTGCTGCCCGGCGTGATGCAGACGGTTGCGCCATCCAGATCTTCCACTTTCTTCACATTGGCGCTGGTTCGCACCATAAAGCCTGTTCCGGTATAGAAGGTTGGCGGCGCGAAATTCAGCCCCAGCGAGGTGTCGCGCGACAAATCGGCGGTGATATTGCGTGACAGCACGTCCACTTCACCAGATTGAATTGCCGGGAAACGTTGCGCGGTAGACAGAGCGGCAAAACGCACTTTGCTCGCATCGCCAAAAATAGCGGCGGCTAAGGCGCGGCAATAATCGACGTCCAGCCCGGTCCACTGTCCTTTGCTATCAATCGCGGAAAAGCCGTGGCGCGCCGGGTGTACGCCGCAAACCAGTTCACCGCGTGCTTTGATCTTT encodes the following:
- a CDS encoding amino acid ABC transporter substrate-binding protein, translating into MLRKLLSLTTATALTLGGLLLPVVHANAADAGNGETLKKIKARGELVCGVHPARHGFSAIDSKGQWTGLDVDYCRALAAAIFGDASKVRFAALSTAQRFPAIQSGEVDVLSRNITADLSRDTSLGLNFAPPTFYTGTGFMVRTSANVKKVEDLDGATVCITPGSSTERNVAQIFASRNLHYTPVVIENNKEYVAAYLSGRCDVIARDKVALPGVRTFDAEKPADHVILPGIYSKEPLAMAVRQGDDQWYDIVKWVVYATFNAEEMDIGQKNVDSKLKSTDPDEQALLGVTGDYGQKLGLNNQWAYNLIKQVGNYGDIYNRHFGPDTPAPLERDLNNLWTKGGLLYGLPIR
- a CDS encoding ABC transporter permease subunit; the encoded protein is MKSPNKTLLSASAPPWPGALSYSRRLLNAFDSKALRAWIYQCLLGLLIVVFSYWLYANVVENLRSQNIATGFGFLDHAAQFEIGEKRIAFTPRDSYLRALGIGLMNTLYITLCGIVLATLLGFSVGIARVSRNWLLARLAGGYIEMMRNIPVILQVIFWSVVIRNLPSPRDAIELGNLGFLTNRGLSFAVPAAHYGWLWTGIALLAALLLSLILNRVARYVRESRGRALPTGRWTLAALIGLPLLVWWLSGAPAELDRPILRGFNFRGGFTISPEFTALLLGIALYSSAFIAEIVRAGIQSIPKGQLEAARALSFSPWHMMRHIIIPQAMRVIVPPLTSQYVSLSKNSSIAVVVGYPELANISNTLMNQTGQALEVIAIMMVVYLTVSIVTSLLMNLFNRVVAIKER